In the Thermoanaerobaculia bacterium genome, one interval contains:
- the priA gene encoding primosomal protein N' — translation MFIEVALPLPLFTTFTYSVPDHLQSLAQPGSRVIVPFKHQRHLGVITGRTEGPLPSFPIKSIACILDRTPALAGEILSLGLWMAEYYMVPVGQALLATLPGSLTRLEEPYYKPTVKGTARRYEKGTLTGELTGSLLSRGRLTLSEVQERPGWYERIEALVSSGEVKGFLPEGKHVAVRRLFSLPGKSLEILLEKCKRSPRQKEVLRLLAEENRPLTEDEITAWTPCSSSTIQAMIRAGLLRVSDQQIDLDLTSHALPDWEGPPLHPLTPDQEEAAGKIRESIRAESFSTFLLQGITSSGKTEIYLHAIADAVEQGRTALYLVPEIALTLAPARRLKALFGSRLAILHSGLNDRERTQEYEKIRKGDIQVVIGPRSAVFAPLQRPALIIVDEEQDAAYKQENAPRYHARDLSIVRARESKGVVILGSATPSLVSRHNADLERYSLVRLNRRIGEATLPAVTITDLRNEPPDPEEHGLVIFSTPLREAMEQTFSAGKQAMLLVTRKGYAPYLMCRLCGMTFPCPACSVNHTVHRRWKVLLCHYCNHRMPIPESCPECGQELLETVGIGTEKVEEKLRQIFPGVRSAVVDRDSMAKRGKLKETLHLFSLGRIQCLIGTQMIAKGHDFPSVTLVGVLTVDQMLNLPDFRAAEHVFTLLTQVSGRAGRGKDPGHVIIQTSFPEHYAVKHAVSQDFDAFYEREIRLRRALKYPPFSHMILLQISATSMKRAELTARDLSVRLRAHSHSGRVIMMGPAPAPLARLRGKHRFQILLRAEHRGVLRAVTRAALGDSLSSNITVDIDPYTFL, via the coding sequence ATGTTCATCGAGGTCGCTCTCCCCCTCCCCCTCTTTACGACCTTTACCTACTCCGTTCCCGATCATCTCCAATCCCTGGCACAGCCGGGTTCAAGAGTCATCGTACCCTTCAAGCATCAGCGCCACCTTGGCGTGATAACCGGCCGCACCGAGGGACCCCTTCCTTCCTTTCCCATCAAATCCATCGCCTGCATCCTGGACCGGACACCGGCCCTCGCCGGGGAAATCCTCAGCCTGGGTCTCTGGATGGCGGAATACTATATGGTTCCCGTGGGTCAGGCGCTCCTGGCCACCCTTCCGGGGTCTCTGACCCGTCTCGAGGAACCCTATTACAAGCCAACGGTAAAGGGGACTGCCCGTCGATATGAGAAGGGTACCCTGACCGGAGAGTTGACGGGATCCCTCCTCTCCCGGGGACGCCTCACCCTGTCCGAAGTCCAGGAACGTCCCGGCTGGTATGAACGAATCGAGGCACTGGTCAGCTCCGGCGAAGTGAAGGGATTTCTCCCGGAAGGCAAGCACGTGGCGGTGCGCAGGCTCTTCAGCCTGCCCGGAAAGAGCCTGGAAATCCTCCTGGAGAAATGCAAACGATCGCCCCGACAGAAAGAAGTCCTCCGCCTTCTTGCGGAAGAGAATCGTCCCCTGACGGAAGATGAAATCACCGCCTGGACTCCCTGTTCTTCTTCCACAATTCAAGCCATGATCCGGGCCGGGCTCCTTCGGGTCTCCGATCAGCAAATCGATCTGGACCTTACCAGCCACGCCCTTCCCGACTGGGAGGGGCCACCCCTGCATCCACTGACACCGGATCAGGAGGAAGCCGCCGGAAAGATCCGGGAATCGATACGGGCAGAAAGCTTTTCCACCTTTTTACTGCAGGGAATCACCTCATCCGGGAAGACCGAGATCTATCTGCACGCCATTGCCGACGCTGTAGAGCAGGGCCGCACGGCCCTCTATCTGGTTCCGGAAATCGCCCTTACCCTTGCGCCAGCCCGTCGTCTGAAAGCACTGTTCGGATCACGGCTGGCCATCCTCCATTCCGGGCTGAACGACCGGGAACGAACCCAGGAATATGAAAAGATCCGGAAGGGAGATATTCAGGTTGTCATCGGACCCCGCTCCGCTGTTTTTGCCCCTCTGCAACGTCCGGCCCTGATCATCGTGGATGAAGAACAGGACGCCGCCTACAAGCAGGAAAATGCCCCGCGGTACCACGCACGGGACCTCAGCATCGTGCGGGCCCGGGAAAGCAAAGGAGTCGTGATCCTGGGATCCGCCACCCCGTCCCTGGTCTCCCGGCATAATGCCGACCTCGAACGCTACTCGCTGGTCCGTCTGAATCGCCGAATCGGCGAAGCCACACTGCCGGCGGTTACGATTACCGATCTTCGTAATGAGCCTCCTGACCCGGAAGAGCATGGTCTCGTGATCTTTTCCACTCCTCTCCGGGAGGCCATGGAACAGACCTTCTCCGCCGGGAAGCAGGCAATGCTGCTTGTGACCCGGAAGGGCTATGCCCCCTACCTGATGTGCAGGCTGTGCGGCATGACCTTTCCCTGCCCCGCCTGCAGTGTGAACCACACCGTTCACCGAAGGTGGAAGGTCCTTCTCTGCCATTACTGCAACCACAGGATGCCGATCCCCGAATCCTGCCCCGAATGCGGACAGGAGCTTCTTGAAACCGTCGGCATCGGGACAGAAAAGGTGGAAGAAAAACTGCGTCAGATCTTTCCCGGAGTCCGTTCGGCCGTCGTGGACCGGGACTCCATGGCAAAGCGGGGAAAGCTGAAGGAGACCCTCCACCTCTTCAGCCTGGGACGCATCCAGTGCCTCATCGGCACCCAGATGATCGCAAAGGGGCACGATTTCCCCTCCGTGACCCTGGTGGGTGTTCTGACGGTGGATCAGATGCTGAACCTTCCCGATTTCCGGGCTGCCGAGCACGTCTTCACCCTGCTCACGCAGGTCTCCGGGCGTGCGGGAAGGGGAAAAGACCCGGGACACGTGATCATTCAGACCTCCTTCCCCGAGCACTATGCGGTGAAGCATGCAGTCTCCCAGGACTTTGACGCTTTTTACGAAAGGGAGATCCGCCTGCGAAGGGCCCTCAAGTATCCGCCCTTTTCCCACATGATCCTTCTGCAGATATCCGCCACCTCGATGAAACGGGCCGAATTGACGGCGAGAGACCTCTCTGTGCGCCTCCGCGCCCACTCCCATTCCGGGCGGGTCATCATGATGGGCCCTGCCCCCGCCCCCCTGGCCCGGCTCAGGGGGAAACATCGA
- a CDS encoding uracil-DNA glycosylase — translation MKQWADYFHTLGFEYTYLGVKHTKGEAAGDVKELEAIVSACTKCKLHAGRTQTVFGTGDIEARLVFVGEAPGADEDRQGEPFVGRAGQLLTRMIGAMGLSREQVYICNILKCRPPGNRDPEPEEADACIGYLIRQLELIQPEVIVALGRVSSQVLTGSAEPISKMRGHWYAYRGIPVMPTFHPSFLLRQPGKKREAWEDLQEVMRRLGLPLPASS, via the coding sequence ATGAAGCAGTGGGCCGACTACTTTCACACCCTGGGTTTCGAATACACCTACCTGGGGGTCAAGCATACGAAAGGTGAAGCGGCCGGGGACGTAAAGGAACTGGAAGCTATCGTATCCGCCTGCACAAAGTGCAAGCTGCACGCCGGCAGAACCCAGACCGTCTTTGGGACGGGCGACATCGAGGCCCGGCTCGTTTTTGTGGGAGAAGCACCGGGAGCGGATGAGGACCGCCAGGGAGAGCCCTTTGTCGGGCGGGCCGGCCAGCTTTTGACCCGGATGATCGGCGCCATGGGGCTGTCACGGGAACAGGTCTACATCTGCAATATCTTGAAATGCCGGCCTCCCGGCAACCGGGACCCCGAGCCCGAAGAGGCGGATGCATGCATCGGATACCTCATCCGCCAGCTGGAACTGATCCAACCGGAAGTCATTGTCGCACTGGGCCGTGTTTCTTCCCAGGTCCTTACAGGATCGGCAGAGCCGATTTCCAAGATGAGAGGCCACTGGTATGCCTACCGGGGAATCCCGGTCATGCCCACCTTTCACCCCTCCTTCCTCCTGAGACAACCCGGAAAAAAACGGGAAGCCTGGGAAGATCTCCAGGAGGTCATGCGCCGTCTGGGTCTGCCTCTCCCCGCATCGAGCTGA
- the coaBC gene encoding bifunctional phosphopantothenoylcysteine decarboxylase/phosphopantothenate--cysteine ligase CoaBC: protein MRVVLGVTGGIAAYKAAELIRSWRRSGDEVRVMMTAHATRFITPMTLGVLSGHEVFLDMFPEHGREAVDHVDLGKWADVLVVAPATANILAKFARGLADDQLSTYYLAHPGPVVLAPAMNVHMWDHPAVRENLEILIQRGVILVEPESGELACGDWGQGRLAEIPAIVAASRRAGNPEPLLTGRKILVTAGPTREPIDPVRFLSNPSTGKMGVHLAAEAYREGATVTLVHGPLSTEPPYGVTSIPVSTAGEMTDAVLSRAGEADLLLMTAAVGDFKLNEISSEKIRRTGNSLPLTLEPTADILASVRKACPDLTIVAFAAETTLDETRVREKMAAKGADFIVANDVSDSSIGFASDHNEVFIYPRQGPSIHLPRSSKSDIARRILQHVVRS, encoded by the coding sequence ATGCGAGTCGTCCTCGGAGTAACCGGAGGAATTGCAGCCTATAAGGCCGCAGAACTGATCCGCTCGTGGCGGCGGAGCGGGGATGAAGTCAGGGTGATGATGACGGCACATGCCACACGATTCATCACCCCCATGACCCTGGGCGTCCTGTCCGGACACGAAGTATTTCTCGATATGTTTCCCGAGCACGGCCGGGAAGCCGTAGACCATGTCGACCTTGGAAAGTGGGCCGACGTACTTGTCGTAGCCCCCGCCACTGCGAATATCCTGGCCAAGTTCGCCCGCGGTCTTGCCGACGATCAGCTCAGCACCTACTATCTCGCCCATCCCGGACCTGTCGTACTGGCTCCCGCCATGAACGTTCATATGTGGGACCACCCCGCCGTACGGGAAAACCTGGAAATTCTGATTCAGCGGGGGGTCATCCTCGTCGAACCCGAATCCGGGGAGCTGGCCTGCGGGGACTGGGGACAGGGAAGGCTGGCCGAGATACCCGCCATCGTGGCTGCGTCTCGGCGAGCAGGAAATCCGGAACCCCTTCTTACGGGCCGAAAGATCCTCGTAACCGCAGGACCGACCCGTGAGCCGATCGACCCGGTTCGGTTCCTTTCCAATCCTTCGACGGGAAAGATGGGCGTTCACCTCGCGGCGGAAGCCTATCGGGAGGGTGCGACGGTCACCCTGGTTCACGGCCCTCTCTCCACCGAGCCTCCCTATGGCGTCACATCGATCCCGGTTTCAACAGCCGGGGAAATGACGGATGCCGTCCTTTCACGGGCCGGTGAAGCAGACCTCCTGCTGATGACCGCCGCCGTTGGAGATTTCAAGCTGAACGAAATCTCCAGCGAAAAGATCCGAAGGACAGGGAATTCGCTCCCCCTCACCCTGGAACCCACAGCGGACATTCTCGCGTCGGTCCGCAAGGCCTGCCCTGACCTGACCATCGTGGCCTTTGCGGCGGAAACCACCCTGGACGAGACCCGGGTTCGAGAAAAAATGGCGGCCAAGGGTGCCGACTTCATTGTAGCCAATGATGTCAGCGACTCCTCCATCGGATTTGCATCGGATCACAACGAAGTCTTCATCTACCCCCGGCAGGGCCCGTCCATCCACCTTCCCCGAAGTTCCAAATCCGATATCGCCCGCCGAATCCTCCAGCACGTGGTCCGATCATGA
- the rpoZ gene encoding DNA-directed RNA polymerase subunit omega — protein MRIGKFDSIYRLILVSAERAGRLIDGETTRIPPRDSKPTYIALEEVMQDKIGVKFTSQEGKEVVIGPYPCESSSE, from the coding sequence GTGAGAATCGGGAAATTTGACAGCATATATAGACTCATCCTTGTATCCGCTGAGAGGGCCGGTCGCCTGATCGACGGGGAAACAACTCGAATCCCCCCCCGCGACTCCAAACCCACTTACATTGCCCTCGAAGAAGTGATGCAGGATAAAATCGGCGTGAAATTCACTTCCCAGGAAGGGAAAGAGGTCGTAATCGGTCCCTATCCATGCGAGTCGTCCTCGGAGTAA
- the gmk gene encoding guanylate kinase, with protein MNRSRTSSDPIPGDLFVLSAPSGCGKTSVIRGVLESIDSVAFSVSTTTRSPRPGEHDGIDYHFVEVETFHAMAEKGLFLEWAEVHNNLYGTSAETVDKARQAGTDIILDIDVQGSRQVKDRCPESIHILLLPPSFEELRSRLLNRLSDSESEIETRLRNAGGELMQSAHYDYVMINEDLTRAVEDLKTIIRARRLCRERMAGKIQAVLDTFLPTKEAP; from the coding sequence GTGAACAGATCCAGAACATCGAGTGACCCGATTCCGGGCGACCTCTTCGTCCTCTCCGCGCCTTCCGGATGCGGGAAGACCTCCGTAATCCGGGGAGTGCTGGAATCCATCGATTCCGTCGCCTTTTCTGTATCCACCACCACCCGCTCTCCCCGACCGGGCGAACATGACGGAATTGATTATCACTTCGTGGAGGTGGAGACCTTCCATGCCATGGCTGAGAAGGGTCTCTTCCTGGAGTGGGCCGAGGTCCACAACAACCTCTATGGAACTTCCGCGGAGACGGTAGATAAAGCCAGGCAGGCCGGGACCGACATCATTCTGGACATCGATGTTCAGGGATCACGCCAGGTCAAGGACCGTTGTCCCGAATCCATTCACATTCTTCTGCTCCCCCCCTCATTCGAGGAACTGAGGAGCCGGCTCCTGAACCGCCTCTCGGACAGTGAATCGGAAATCGAAACCCGCCTCAGGAATGCAGGAGGTGAGTTAATGCAATCGGCACACTACGATTATGTTATGATAAATGAAGACCTTACCCGCGCCGTTGAAGATCTAAAGACCATTATCCGGGCCCGGCGCCTGTGCCGGGAACGTATGGCCGGAAAGATTCAGGCCGTGTTAGATACCTTTTTGCCAACGAAGGAGGCACCGTGA
- a CDS encoding YicC family protein, with amino-acid sequence MLYSMTGYAQCRRTLPDGRNLTVTVRSVNHRFMELQISLPDLLASLESDIRQLTAAYLSRGKVNITARLQGGPMVTGGLLNSSYIRAVAEDWQDLFPDEPIPGSLLLLPESMKQDTSDLSEESSEIVLASVESALEEVLEVRAEEASRLLPDLLHQLKEVEAVLERLEDEVENLVPTIMNELRERLDELIGEEVSEERIVTEAGLLSMRMDIREEMVRARRFVESMGTMLSEPSTPVGKELNFFTQELHRELNTMGQKLKDVDTRELVVKAKLANEKFREQIQNIE; translated from the coding sequence ATGCTCTACAGCATGACTGGTTACGCCCAGTGCAGGCGCACGTTACCGGATGGAAGAAACCTGACCGTCACGGTTCGAAGCGTCAATCACCGCTTTATGGAATTGCAGATATCCCTTCCCGATCTCCTCGCCTCCCTGGAATCCGACATTCGACAGCTCACTGCCGCCTATCTTTCCCGGGGAAAGGTCAACATCACGGCCAGGCTCCAGGGAGGACCGATGGTCACGGGTGGACTCCTGAATTCCAGCTACATCCGGGCGGTAGCGGAAGACTGGCAGGACCTCTTCCCCGATGAACCGATCCCGGGTTCCCTGCTCCTTCTTCCGGAAAGCATGAAACAGGATACGAGCGACCTGTCGGAGGAATCCTCGGAAATAGTCCTGGCCTCCGTGGAATCGGCCCTGGAAGAAGTCCTTGAGGTCCGTGCCGAGGAGGCCTCCCGTCTCCTTCCCGACCTGCTCCACCAGCTGAAGGAGGTCGAAGCGGTCCTCGAACGGCTTGAAGACGAGGTCGAAAACCTGGTCCCGACGATCATGAACGAGCTCAGGGAGCGTCTCGATGAGCTCATCGGCGAGGAAGTCTCCGAAGAACGAATCGTGACCGAAGCCGGCCTCTTAAGTATGCGCATGGATATCCGGGAGGAAATGGTCCGGGCCCGCCGCTTTGTGGAATCGATGGGAACGATGCTCTCGGAACCCTCGACACCTGTCGGCAAGGAGCTCAATTTTTTCACGCAGGAACTCCACCGCGAGCTCAACACGATGGGCCAGAAGCTGAAAGACGTGGATACTCGCGAACTGGTTGTCAAGGCAAAGCTGGCCAACGAGAAATTTCGTGAACAGATCCAGAACATCGAGTGA
- a CDS encoding ABC transporter transmembrane domain-containing protein, which translates to MKNIFRMLRFAKTYWVWAVMALMGMLLVSAFATLQAYLIKPLFDDLLLGGSQGPVDSAGIVQWLDSLYAHTITWFKGMGVSERPAVAILIFVVMIFNNFFMFLSHYSFAVVGLSMVQDIRKFLYRRLTYMPLRFFSLSSTGELVSRIISDVLFIESAMAERLGDIVQESIKLLGLLLLIVSINMKLSAFALIIAPLTLYPIIRFSRSLRKSSRRSQEEMARMAGLLTETFQGSLIVKAFNAENHENNRFLLTADRHLHANLRARLVQSISAPVIETLGIMLALGMFLYAGHEISQGRMSIGEFSSFLGAIFMMYAPIKKLNKVNLALQQASVAADRVFALTDMEDEFIADGTRPFPGVSEEITFEDVRFLYTEEKGEVLRGVTFQVKRGQVIAIVGSSGAGKSTLSLLLPRFYDATAGRIAIDGVDIQEFQKQSLRDKMGIVTQQTILFNDTVLSNIAYASPSTDPQKVREAAKAAYALEFIENLPRGFDTIIGESGVTLSGGQRQRLSIARALAKDPPILILDEATSSLDSESETLVQKALDTLMVGRTTLVIAHRLSTVKHADKIIVLDNGRVIEEGTHTELMARGGHYAGMVRMQMFEEA; encoded by the coding sequence ATGAAAAATATATTTCGGATGCTCAGGTTTGCAAAAACCTACTGGGTCTGGGCTGTCATGGCCCTTATGGGTATGCTCCTGGTTTCCGCCTTTGCGACGCTCCAGGCCTATCTGATCAAGCCCCTCTTTGATGACCTGCTCCTGGGCGGAAGCCAGGGGCCCGTCGATTCGGCAGGCATCGTGCAGTGGCTGGACAGCCTCTATGCGCACACGATCACATGGTTCAAAGGAATGGGAGTGAGTGAACGCCCGGCCGTGGCCATCCTGATCTTCGTCGTCATGATTTTCAATAACTTCTTCATGTTCCTCTCCCACTACTCCTTTGCCGTTGTGGGCCTTTCCATGGTTCAGGACATCCGGAAATTCCTTTACCGCCGTTTGACGTACATGCCCCTTCGCTTCTTCTCCCTCTCCTCCACGGGAGAGCTGGTTTCCCGCATCATCAGTGACGTTCTCTTCATCGAATCCGCCATGGCCGAACGGCTGGGCGATATCGTTCAGGAATCGATCAAGCTTCTGGGACTCCTCCTTCTGATCGTTTCCATTAACATGAAACTTTCCGCCTTCGCCCTCATCATCGCACCGTTAACCCTCTATCCCATCATCCGGTTTTCTCGAAGCCTTCGAAAGTCGTCGAGACGCAGCCAGGAAGAGATGGCCCGAATGGCGGGACTCCTCACGGAAACGTTCCAGGGAAGCCTGATCGTAAAAGCCTTTAACGCAGAAAATCATGAAAATAACCGATTTCTCCTGACGGCAGACCGGCACCTCCACGCAAACCTGCGAGCCAGGCTGGTCCAATCGATCAGCGCTCCGGTCATTGAAACCCTGGGCATCATGCTCGCGCTGGGAATGTTTCTCTATGCCGGACATGAAATCAGCCAGGGCAGGATGTCGATCGGTGAATTTTCATCCTTCCTGGGTGCCATTTTCATGATGTACGCACCGATAAAGAAGTTGAACAAGGTTAACCTCGCGCTCCAGCAGGCCTCCGTGGCCGCAGACCGGGTCTTTGCCCTGACGGACATGGAAGATGAGTTCATAGCCGACGGAACCCGCCCCTTTCCCGGAGTTTCTGAAGAGATCACCTTTGAAGACGTGCGGTTCCTCTACACCGAAGAAAAGGGGGAAGTCCTCCGCGGCGTGACCTTCCAGGTCAAACGGGGTCAGGTCATAGCGATCGTGGGATCCTCCGGAGCGGGAAAGTCCACGCTTTCTCTTCTCCTGCCCCGCTTTTACGACGCAACCGCGGGACGGATCGCCATCGACGGCGTGGATATCCAGGAGTTCCAAAAACAGAGCCTGCGGGATAAAATGGGAATCGTGACCCAGCAGACAATCCTCTTCAACGATACGGTCCTGAGCAACATCGCCTACGCCAGCCCCTCGACCGACCCGCAGAAGGTACGGGAGGCCGCGAAAGCTGCGTACGCCCTCGAGTTCATCGAAAACCTGCCCCGGGGATTCGACACAATTATCGGGGAGAGCGGGGTCACCCTTTCGGGAGGACAGAGGCAGAGGCTCAGCATTGCCCGTGCCCTGGCCAAAGATCCGCCGATCCTGATCCTGGACGAGGCCACCTCCTCCCTGGACTCCGAATCGGAAACCCTCGTCCAGAAAGCCCTGGATACCCTGATGGTCGGAAGGACCACCCTTGTGATCGCGCATCGCCTTTCCACGGTGAAGCATGCCGACAAAATCATTGTCCTGGATAACGGCCGTGTGATCGAAGAGGGTACCCATACCGAACTGATGGCCCGGGGTGGACACTACGCCGGCATGGTCCGCATGCAGATGTTCGAGGAGGCCTGA